Proteins encoded within one genomic window of Panicum virgatum strain AP13 chromosome 1N, P.virgatum_v5, whole genome shotgun sequence:
- the LOC120657359 gene encoding growth-regulating factor 1-like, translating into MMMMSGRAGGGAGAGRYPFTASQWQELEHQALIYKCLASGKPIPSYLMPPLRRILDSALATSPSLAFPPQPSLGWGCFGMGFSRKPDEDPEPGRCRRTDGKKWRCSKEAYPDSKYCEKHMHRGKNRSRKPVEMSLATPAPSSNATSANSATANTTTTSSPAPTYHRPAPAAAHDAAPYHALYGGSPYAAASTRPASAYHASAQVSPFHLHLDTTHPHPPPSYYSVDQRDYAYGHAAKEVGEHAFFSDGTTERDRQAAGQWQFKNLGVEPKPSAASLFSVGGYGNAAATAYAADLSKEEDEEERRRQQQQHCFVLGADLRLERPSGHDAAPAQKPLRPFFDEWPHEKANKGGSWMGFDGETQLSMSIPMATNDLPITSRYRNDE; encoded by the exons atgatgatgatgagcggtcgtgcgggcggcggggccggcgcgggGCGGTATCCGTTCACGGCGTCGCAGTGGCAGGAGCTGGAGCACCAGGCGCTCATCTACAAGTGCCTGGCGTCCGGCAAGCCCATCCCGTCCTACCTcatgccgccgctccgccgcatcCTCGACTCCGCCCTCgccacctccccctccctcgccttCCCGCCGCAACCCTCGC TGGGGTGGGGCTGCTTCGGGATGGGGTTCAGCAGGAAGCCCGACGAGGATCCGGAGCCCGGGCGGTGCCGGCGGACGGACGGCAAGAAGTGGCGCTGCTCCAAGGAGGCCTACCCGGACTCCAAGTACTGCGAGAAGCACATGCACCGCGGCAAGAACCGTTCAAGAAAGCCTGTGGAAATGTCCCTTGCCACGCCGGCGCCGTCCTCCAACGCCACCTCCGCCAACAGCGCCACCGCCAACACCACCACGACCTCGTCCCCCGCGCCCACCTACCACCgcccggcccccgccgccgcgcacgacgCGGCGCCCTACCACGCGCTGTACGGTGGCAGCCCATACGCGGCGGCCTCCACCCGCCCCGCCAGCGCGTACCACGCGTCGGCGCAGGTGAGCCcgttccacctccacctcgatACCACCCACCCGCACCCGCCGCCGTCGTACTACTCCGTGGACCAGAGGGACTACGCCTACGGGCACGCCGCCAAGGAGGTCGGCGAGCACGCCTTCTTCTCCGACGGCACGACCGAGAGGGACCGCCAGGCCGCGGGTCAGTGGCAGTTCAAGAATCTCGGCGTGGAGCCGAAGCCGAGCGCCGCGTCGCTGTTCTCGGTCGGCGGGTACGGGaacgccgcggcgacggcgtacGCCGCTGATCTGAGCAAggaagaggacgaggaggagcggcggcgccagcagcagcagcactgctTCGTGCTGGGAGCCGACCTGCGGCTGGAGAGGCCGTCGGGCCACGACGCCGCCCCCGCGCAGAAGCCGCTCCGGCCCTTCTTCGACGAGTGGCCGCACGAGAAGGCAAACAAGGGCGGCTCCTGGATGGGGTTCGACGGCGAGACGCAGCTTTCCATGTCCATCCCCATGGCGACCAACGACCTCCCCATCACCTCCCGCTACCGTAATG ATGAGTAA